A window of the Lepus europaeus isolate LE1 chromosome 5, mLepTim1.pri, whole genome shotgun sequence genome harbors these coding sequences:
- the LOC133759214 gene encoding Fc receptor-like protein 1, whose amino-acid sequence MNRNFTKTKIQVKDKGCLLEGDAAARGRVCPAEQELLQPPVLIIRPTSPKEGSPVTLTCMIRPTPQKSEVQLQFLFYRDARVLQPGWSTSPEFQIPSIRKEDSNFYWCETKTVNSEIKIKSSKSQIHVHRVPVSDVSLDTRPPGGQVMKGDKLVLICSVAKGTGDITFLWYKGSLGLNLERKTQRSLTAEFEIPSVRESDAEWYYCAADNGYGPRLSGLVGITVRSPVSRPVLTLRAPRAQAMVGDVVELHCEAPRGSSPLLYRFYHEDAILENSSVPFGQGVSFNLSLTAEHSGNYSCEIDNGHELQHSETVTLAVKVPTGERSDRLTAGVMEGLLGSLGPAIVALLFCCWLKKKIGRRSAGNPPRSPPSPVHQESTHLNSLDPGKLQPIYENVNAVSGDEIYSSVYQIQQELDSTAGETCGKEFESSDIYSRVRKEDFTDVDYEDAM is encoded by the exons ATGAATAGAAACTTCACAAAAACTAAGATCCAAGTCAAAGATAAGGGTTGCCTTCTGGAAGGCGACGCTGCTGCAAGGGGCAGAGTGTGCCCGGCTGAGCAAG AACTGCTTCAACCTCCTGTGCTGATAATCAGGCCCACCTCCCCCAAAGAGGGGAGCCCAGTGACCTTGACATGTATGATTCGGCCCACTCCACAGAAGTCAGAGGTCCAGCTCCAGTTTCTCTTCTACAGAGACGCCCGAGTCCTGCAGCCAGGCTGGAGTACTTCCCCAGAGTTCCAGATTCCCTCCATAAGGAAGGAAGACTCAAACTTTTACTGGTGTGAGACAAAGACAGTGAACAGCGAAATCAAAATAAAGAGCTCCAAGTCCCAGATACATGTGCACA GAGTCCCTGTGTCTGATGTGAGCCTGGACACGCGGCCCCCGGGGGGGCAGGTGATGAAAGGAGACAAGCTAGTCCTCATCTGCTCCGTTGCTAAGGGCACAGGAGACATTACCTTCTTATGGTACAAAGGGTCCCTGGGTTTGAACCTAGAAAGGAAGACCCAGCGTTCCCTGACAGCAGAATTTGAGATCCCTTCAGTGAGGGAGAGTGATGCTGAGTGGTACTACTGTGCAGCTGACAATGGCTACGGCCCCAGGCTCAGTGGGCTGGTGGGCATCACTGTCAGAA GTCCAGTGTCTCGTCCTGTCCTCACTCTCAGGGCTCCCAGGGCCCAAGCTATGGTGGGGGACGTGGTGGAGCTGCACTGTGAAGCCCCCAGAGGTTCTTCTCCACTCCTGTACCGGTTTTATCATGAGGATGCTATTCTGGAGAACAGCTCAGTCCCCTTTGGGCAAGGAGTGTCCTTCAACCTCTCTCTGACTGCAGAACACTCTGGAAACTACTCCTGTGAAATTGACAATGGCCATGAGCTCCAACACAGTGAGACCGTGACACTCGCTGTCAAAG TGCCCACCGGAGAGAGAAGTGATCGTCTTACTGCAGGAGTCATGGAAGGGCTGCTGGGCAGTCTTGGTCCAGCCATCGTGGCCCTGCTATTTTGCTGCTGGCTCAAGAAAAAAATAG GAAGACGCTCAGCCGGGAATCCTCCCAG GAGCCCTCCCAGCCCTGTACACCAAGAATCCACTCATCTCAACTCACTTGATCCAGGGAAGCTACAGCCTATATATGAAAACG tgaatgcTGTAAGTGGTGATGAAATTTATTCATCAGTGTACCAAATCCAGCAGGAACTGGATTCAACAGCAGGTGAGACATGTGGGAAGGAATTT GAATCCTCAGACATTTATTCTAGGGTGAGGAAGGAAGACTTTACCGATGTGGACTATGAAGATGCTATGTAA